One stretch of candidate division TA06 bacterium DNA includes these proteins:
- a CDS encoding RHS domain-containing protein: protein MNGDKNGDKLFAANEDLQLNQWNELWVDLDKNIQGYTGGTVRGVHMHASPGAVIRFDGIYTCSRNWSTYYYHTDYLNSPRAMTDQSGAVVWRQDYLAFGADYSLSATGNTHKFTGHIKDNATGQYYAKARYFTTGLGRWSQPEPLLKGVPGKGLLTTPQLLNPYVYCNNNPLKYTDPDGKWIAPVLGAAIVGIGIDYAMQWRASGKSFSEYYKSGEYSTKRAAIIGGSSSVVAGAGALAGVAQGTLVAKALFVGSVGAATSISKQAALGENPSSKTAAISGATSAAGYCVTSGVSALANQVSPPTFITQQPIVNPNGGTAGFESVWNSTPTTSVLNEGIKAAGDVTGEVIQSVVEQTTENKKKEDNTGGGQ from the coding sequence ATGAACGGAGACAAGAACGGGGACAAGCTGTTTGCCGCCAATGAAGACCTTCAGCTTAACCAGTGGAACGAGCTGTGGGTAGACCTGGATAAGAATATTCAGGGCTACACCGGCGGCACGGTAAGGGGCGTGCACATGCACGCCAGCCCCGGGGCGGTGATCAGGTTTGACGGGATATATACCTGCTCCCGCAACTGGAGCACGTATTACTACCATACGGATTATCTCAACAGCCCCAGAGCAATGACAGACCAAAGTGGGGCGGTGGTGTGGCGGCAGGACTATCTTGCTTTTGGCGCCGATTACAGCTTAAGCGCCACCGGCAATACCCATAAGTTTACGGGGCATATAAAGGACAATGCCACGGGGCAGTATTATGCCAAGGCCAGGTATTTTACCACGGGTTTGGGCCGCTGGAGCCAGCCTGAGCCATTGTTGAAGGGGGTGCCAGGAAAAGGGTTGTTAACTACACCACAGCTATTGAACCCGTATGTGTACTGTAATAACAACCCGCTCAAGTACACAGATCCCGACGGGAAGTGGATTGCCCCCGTACTTGGTGCAGCAATAGTTGGCATAGGTATTGACTATGCGATGCAATGGCGTGCATCAGGTAAATCTTTTAGTGAATATTATAAGAGCGGTGAATATAGTACAAAAAGGGCGGCAATAATTGGTGGTTCGAGTTCTGTAGTCGCTGGTGCTGGTGCTTTGGCAGGTGTTGCACAGGGTACATTAGTCGCGAAGGCTTTGTTCGTTGGTTCTGTAGGTGCGGCTACAAGCATTAGTAAACAAGCTGCATTAGGTGAAAACCCAAGTTCGAAAACTGCCGCAATTTCTGGTGCAACCAGTGCAGCTGGCTATTGTGTCACTTCTGGCGTATCTGCTTTAGCAAATCAAGTGTCACCACCCACTTTTATAACACAACAGCCGATAGTAAACCCAAATGGTGGTACCGCAGGTTTTGAAAGTGTTTGGAACTCCACTCCAACAACTTCTGTTTTAAATGAAGGCATTAAAGCTGCAGGTGATGTCACGGGTGAGGTTATACAGTCCGTTGTCGAACAAACAACAGAGAATAAAAAGAAAGAGGATAATACGGGAGGAGGTCAATAA
- the pilM gene encoding pilus assembly protein PilM, with the protein MFTAFFPKKYLGLDIGNSAVKIAEVAVSRSRITVTRLIKAQLPPQDPEQHRDMVPVAQALCDLAQKHQLRDKGVYSNLSGAYVASRLFTLPAMAHHELLAYIRSHASEYFPASVKINEVEFDFHLLKEEFKEGQESVQLMLAAGRKKAVISQLEMIEQAGLLPAALDASSLSLLNSFVAHPAMLTGKPLAIIDIGHSLTKVMVVKDQMVNFVTEVALGGDAITRAIAQKYSLEHQQAEDVKLKLSLLAKIEDEDVITIGGQRINASEIYQTVLPVMKQLAGELQKVRRFLLIDKAWQFMLLTGGASRSFGLKDTLESELLCPADMQDTINGLEIGPPLNQEVPEFSLAIGLALKAIRPFVNRIDLIPASERLRVEDKMIVAATGRFAKASGLALAVISAAFLLAWLGSGYVCRRTDLKFKTISTEWQKAKQLRDINAELLRGSEILNGIPAQRAGLAPALADLSQSAPQNLWLTALDIKGRMQPGQEDEADIFTTVQCRLAGYSIAQEQVLSLVKSLEKSKVFEKPELKYLEKIGDNATGSLPGTAGNYKFEITVNLK; encoded by the coding sequence ATGTTCACCGCCTTTTTCCCCAAAAAATACCTGGGCCTGGATATCGGCAATTCCGCGGTCAAGATCGCCGAGGTGGCGGTTTCCCGCAGCCGGATCACCGTCACCCGGCTGATCAAGGCCCAACTGCCGCCCCAGGACCCGGAACAGCACCGTGACATGGTCCCGGTGGCCCAGGCTCTATGCGACCTGGCCCAAAAGCACCAGCTCCGGGACAAAGGGGTCTATTCCAATCTTTCCGGGGCCTATGTGGCCTCGCGCTTGTTCACCCTGCCGGCCATGGCCCACCACGAACTGCTGGCCTACATCCGCAGCCATGCATCTGAATATTTTCCGGCCAGCGTCAAGATCAACGAAGTGGAGTTCGACTTCCATCTGCTTAAGGAGGAGTTCAAGGAGGGCCAGGAGTCGGTCCAGCTGATGCTGGCGGCCGGGCGCAAGAAGGCGGTAATAAGCCAGCTGGAGATGATCGAACAGGCCGGGCTGCTGCCGGCAGCGCTGGACGCCAGCTCTCTAAGCCTGCTGAACTCATTCGTAGCCCACCCGGCCATGCTTACGGGAAAGCCGCTGGCCATAATTGACATCGGGCATTCCCTGACCAAGGTGATGGTGGTCAAGGACCAGATGGTGAACTTCGTCACCGAGGTCGCTCTGGGCGGCGATGCCATTACCCGGGCCATCGCCCAAAAATATTCACTGGAACACCAGCAGGCCGAGGATGTCAAACTAAAACTCTCGCTCCTGGCCAAGATCGAAGACGAGGATGTGATCACGATCGGCGGACAGCGGATAAATGCCAGCGAGATTTATCAGACGGTCCTGCCGGTGATGAAACAGCTGGCCGGCGAACTGCAGAAGGTGCGGAGGTTCCTTTTAATTGACAAAGCCTGGCAGTTCATGCTGCTTACCGGCGGCGCCAGCCGCAGTTTCGGATTGAAAGATACGCTGGAAAGCGAACTGCTATGTCCGGCTGATATGCAGGACACCATAAACGGACTTGAGATCGGTCCGCCGCTGAACCAGGAAGTTCCGGAGTTCAGCCTGGCCATAGGTCTGGCTCTGAAGGCTATCCGGCCCTTTGTCAACCGGATAGACCTGATCCCGGCTTCCGAACGTTTAAGGGTGGAAGACAAGATGATCGTTGCCGCCACAGGCAGGTTTGCCAAGGCTTCCGGGTTGGCTCTGGCTGTGATCTCGGCCGCTTTCCTTCTGGCCTGGCTGGGATCGGGCTATGTCTGCCGCCGGACGGACCTGAAATTCAAAACGATTTCCACCGAGTGGCAAAAGGCCAAACAGTTGAGGGACATCAACGCCGAGCTGTTGCGAGGGAGTGAGATCCTTAACGGCATACCGGCCCAAAGGGCCGGCCTGGCCCCGGCCCTGGCCGACCTGTCCCAAAGCGCGCCCCAAAACCTGTGGCTGACGGCCCTGGATATCAAGGGGCGGATGCAGCCGGGGCAGGAGGATGAAGCCGATATCTTCACTACCGTGCAATGCCGGCTGGCCGGATATTCCATAGCGCAGGAACAGGTGCTGTCCCTGGTCAAGTCGTTGGAAAAGTCAAAGGTCTTCGAAAAGCCGGAGTTGAAATACCTGGAAAAGATCGGGGATAACGCCACCGGCAGCCTGCCCGGCACGGCCGGGAATTACAAGTTCGAGATAACGGTCAATTTGAAATAG
- the pilO gene encoding type 4a pilus biogenesis protein PilO: protein MLELIKNKYARYRPFLRTWAIIGLGLVLFCLLAVRPLYTRAARGLGRCYGLQRQYAQAMGLISKMPEIETENAKLAYLGWYGADGGPQNQMQSKLLASLLETAQKSQIEFLSLRPFALREEGDYYLLPFKLELRSRYHSIGKFLSLLDQGTCLVKADGIRMQGEKSGAPLISAEVEARAYFIKMKFTAAGLRPKAGKYAGDSGFVYKTQNRDPFVPSGATEDMVARSTGPSFRLKGVVWEPNKPLAVIMDAAGVTFMLRQGETMGTDKILAIKENGVTLRRANGTRYELKTWE from the coding sequence TTGTTAGAACTCATAAAAAATAAGTACGCCCGGTACCGGCCGTTCCTGAGAACCTGGGCCATCATTGGACTGGGCCTGGTGCTGTTCTGCCTGCTTGCGGTCAGACCGCTTTACACCAGAGCCGCCAGGGGCCTTGGGCGCTGCTATGGCCTGCAGAGGCAATACGCCCAGGCTATGGGTCTGATATCCAAAATGCCGGAGATCGAGACCGAGAACGCCAAGCTGGCCTACTTAGGCTGGTACGGGGCCGATGGCGGCCCCCAAAACCAGATGCAGTCAAAATTATTGGCCTCCCTTTTGGAGACAGCCCAAAAAAGCCAGATAGAATTTCTGTCCCTGCGGCCCTTTGCCCTGCGGGAAGAAGGGGATTATTATCTTTTACCTTTCAAGCTGGAGCTGAGGTCCCGTTACCATTCCATCGGAAAATTTCTTTCGCTGCTTGACCAGGGGACCTGTCTGGTCAAGGCCGACGGCATCAGGATGCAGGGTGAAAAAAGCGGGGCTCCGCTGATCTCGGCCGAGGTGGAGGCCCGGGCTTATTTCATCAAAATGAAATTTACCGCCGCCGGACTAAGACCCAAAGCCGGCAAATATGCCGGAGACTCCGGCTTTGTATATAAAACGCAGAACCGGGATCCCTTTGTCCCCAGCGGGGCCACCGAGGACATGGTGGCCAGAAGCACCGGGCCAAGCTTTAGGCTTAAGGGTGTGGTCTGGGAGCCAAACAAGCCTTTGGCGGTTATCATGGACGCAGCCGGGGTAACCTTTATGCTGCGCCAGGGGGAGACTATGGGTACGGACAAGATCCTGGCGATAAAGGAGAACGGGGTGACATTAAGACGGGCTAACGGGACCAGGTACGAGCTTAAGACCTGGGAATGA